The segment atcaaattaccctgtatcccatgtgcatttgccttctttataagtctcccatgtgggaccttgtcaaaggctttgctgaaatccatagaaactacatcaactgcactaacctcatctacacacctggtcacctcctcaaaaaattcactcaaatttgttaggccaggcatggcctccctctgacaaagccatgctgactatccctgaacaaaccttgcctctccaagtggagatagattttctccttcagaattttctccaatagtttccctaccactgacatgagaatCACTGGCCTGtaagttccctggcttatctctacaacccttcttaaatagcggaaccacattagctgttctccagtcctctggcatctcccccaaggccagagaggaattaaaaatttgggtcagagcccctgcgatcttctcccttacctccctcagcagcctgggacacacaTCATCCGgagctggagatttgtccacttttcagcctgccaacacctccaatacctcgtcactccctgtatcaatttgctccAGAACCTCGCAGTCTGTCTCCCTGAGGTCGATACCATCATCCTTATTCTCTTGGGTAaaaacggatgtgaagtattcattcaacactctagcgatgtcctctggctccacacatagattgcccccttggtccctaatgtcTATCCTtcctcaatccctcactcactccctccctcactcagtcaATCCCTCTTCACTCACCTTTCCttctctcccttcctcactcagtctatccctcctcactccctccctcactcacagctccttcctcacactctcattccccactcactccctccaaccctcactttctctctcatcccctccacccctcccttgctccctcacactcttcctcactccctcctccctcagtccacctctcactcacacccatctCCCTGACTCCTCCCTCATACTCTCattcctcacactctcttactccttcccccccctcaTTCTCTTATCGCCTTGCTCACTCCCTCGTCCTTTCGCTCTCCGGTCATACATCTTCATTCCCTTgtgtctcctcactcactcccatcccaactccgcccccccccctccccccccccttacCCCGTCCTTAATCCCTCCCTAGACCATAAaccgtaggagcagaagtgggccattcggcccatcgagtctgctccgccattcaatgagatcatgactgatctgataatcctcaacttcactatcctgccttttccccattatccttgattctcttactaattaaaaatctgtctatctcagccttgaatatacttaacaacccagcctctacagctctctgtggtaaagaattccacacattcactctgagagaagaaattcctcctcatctctgttttaaatgggcacccccttactctgagattatgccctctggtcctagactctccctaaggggaaacaacctctcagcatctatctttgtaacatctagccttGACTACAGGTTTTatgtctctgtcccttcctgccattttcttttttgtttgctttttttaaaattcattcctggggtgtgggcttcgctggctgggccagcatttattgcccatccctaattgcccttgagaaggtggtggtgagctgccttcttgaactgctgcagtccatgtggtgtaggtacacccacagtgctgttagggatggagttccagaattttgacccagtgacagtgaaggaacggcgatttatttccaagtcaggatggtgagtgacctggagaggaacttccaggtggtggtgttcccatctatctgctgcccttgtccttctagatggtagtggttgtgggtttggaaggtgctgtcgaaagagccttggtgagttcctgcagtgcgtcttgtagatggtacacaccctgctgctatgtgcattggtggtggagggagtgaatgtttgtggatggggtgccaatcaaacgggctgctttgtcttggacggtgtccagcttcttgagtgttgtgggagctgcactcatccaggcaagtggagtattcacactcctgacttgtaccttgtagattgtggacaagttttggggagtcagggggtgagttactcatcacaggaatcctaacctctgacctcctcttgtagccacagtatttatatggctggtccagttcagtttctggtcaatggtaacccccaggacatggactgcttcagtatctgaggagttgctgaacattgtacaatcatcagtgaacatccccacttctgaccttatgatggaaggaaggtcattgatgaagcagctgaagatggttgagccgaggacactaccctgaggaactcctgcagtgatgtcctgaagctgagatgactgacctccaacaaccacaaccatcttcctttttgctaggtatgactccaaccagcaaacacttttccccctgattcccattgactccagttttgctagggctccttgatgccacacccggtcaaatgctgccttgatgtcaagtgcagtcactctcacctcacctcgggagttcagctcttttgtccatgtttgaaccaaggctgtgatgaggtcaggagcagagtggccctggcagaacccaaactgagcatcagtgagcaggttattgctaagcaagtgccgcttgatatcactgtcgatgaccccttacatcactttactgaagatggagagtagactgatggggtggtaattggccgggttggatttgtcctgctttttgtgtacaggacatacctgggcaattttccacatagccgggtagatgacagtgttgtagctgtattggaacagcttggctgtaGCACTACtatcagtattattgccggaatattgtcagggcctttgcaatatccagtgctttcagccatttcttgatatcccaTGAAGTGTATCAaattggctgcagactggcaactgtgatgctggggacctctggatgaccctcatttcccatattactattatgtCAAGTATCAAGtatctaacaggactagacagggtagctgcaggaaagatgttcccgatgttgggaagagtccagaaccaggggtcacagtttgaggatacagggtagaccatttaggactgagttgaggagaaatttctccacccagagagtggcgagcctgtggaattcgctgccacagaaagtagttgaggccaaaacactgtatgttttcaagaaggagttagatatagcttttggggcgaaagggatcaaaggatatggggagaaagcgggagcaggctgttgagttggatgatcagccatgatcataatgaatggcgcagcatgtttgaagggccgaatggcctactcctgctcctagtttctatgtttttatgtttctatccCAGCAGCCTTTGCTTTACAGGCTCCTTCCTGATACCTTTTCGTGACTAAAACTACTGCTGCTGTCTTGCTGTGCTACTGCTATCCTAGAGTACCTTTGGTAATAAATGACAAACATCTTGTACACCCTAACACTTCACATTAATAAATGAACACCAAGTCAAGGAAGGAGTTAATAGGAGCTCGACCAAAAACTTGGTCTAGGAAGTGGATTTGAATGATAAAGGAtaggtggggtgaggaggcagagGTGTTTACAGAGGGATTTACAAACTATGGAGTGCCAATGACTgatggcatggccaccaatgctgGTGGGAGGGAGGGCTACACAAGAGGAATGGAGATTTGGAAGGTTGTGGAGttggagcagattacagagattgggagatgTAGGTTTGCAAAcagggatgagagttttaaaatcgagGCGCTGCCAAGGCTCGGAGCCAATGtcgggtcagcgagcacagggggtgagAGGTAATccgatctcagtgagagtcaggacaagggcagcacaatAATGAATAAGATCATCACCCTGAGATGTGAAACAATGACTGGAAGACAGAACCTCAGCAAAGTTCCAATTCTACATTGTTCTATTGCCAAAAAAAAACACAGTTTCTGGAACCGTGTGTTGTTTTAGAAAAAAAGAGAATTTGGAAAACAGCCTCGAAGGAATCAACACAAACTGATCagcaaaggaggggagagagcctCTTTGCAAACCCTCTGCCTAAACTTTCAATGGGACAACAGCCTCTGTATGGTTAAACGAAACTTTTCTGGAGGAGTAAGAATCATCAATGATGAATTGAGCGATTTGGTCGTTCCTCCAccttctccatctctttctctctctctctctctcgttctttcCTTCATGCCACCCAAGTTACAAATGGGCAAGCGTGTGACGGTCAGTATGGATGTGGCCAAGGTGGACGAGGTCAGCGAGTGTCGGCAGCGTGGCTACCTGCTGACCCCGAAGAGGATTGGTTCAGGGTCGTTCTCCACGGTTTACCTGGGAGTCCCCACCCAGGAGAAAATTGGCTGCAATTTCCGATTGGCTGTTGGTCTCCGAAGCAAGAAAGACAACATGGTGAGCTTTCTTCTGTtgttggctgggcccagcatttattacccatccctagttgcccttgagaaggtggtggttagctgacttcttgaaccgctgcagtccatgtggtgtaggtacacccacagtgctgttagggagggagttccaggattttgacccagcgacagtgaaggaatggccgatatttttcccaagtcaggatggtgggtgacttggaggggaacttctaggtggtggtgttcccatctatctgctgccctcgtccctctagatggtcgtggtcatgggtttggaaggtgctgtcgaaggagatgactatgtcaggctgttgcttgactagtctgtgggaccagctctcccaattttggcacaagtcccagaTATTAGTGAGGAGAACTTTACAGTGTTGACAGGAGTGGgcttgctgttgttgtttccggtgcctaggtcgactctggttttattcctttttgaatTTGTAGTagtttgctcagccatttcagagggcagttataaATCGACCACATTTCTGTAGATccggagtcatgtgtaggccagaccaggtaaggacagcagatttccttccctaaaggacgttagtgaaccagatgggtttttacaacaatcgaaggtagcttcatggtcaccattactgagactagctttcaattccagatttattaattaactgaactaaaattccaccagttgctatgGTGAGGTTTGAACTCTGAGCCTCTTCATtaactagcccagtgacattaccactagacAACGAATCCCTCAGAGTATGGCAGGGATTCACTGTGGGCATGGATACTCCCCTCTTGCGTACAAACACATACTAATCGCCgtcccttccccttcctccatGTTAGAAGGCTGAACTTGGGATCTTACACTTCTCCATGGATCCAGACCTCTGGGCTGTTTCCTGGTTTGAGAAAATCCAGGTacttaaaaacatttaaaaacgTTGGTGTTTTTACTGTTAGAACGACTCAGATAAGGTTGGAAGCGGGTTGGGAGTAGCCTGTTTTCAGAGCTAAAACGGCCGGGAGTGAAGGACCTGGAGTCACAGGATTAACAGGGAGTGCTTATTTCAAGACTGCAGTGGAGATCACAGCATCAAATAAACAGAGAGATGTAGCCTCAACTTTGAGTCAGTGGATCCAAGTTCCACATCAAGACTTTCAGCacaaaatccagactgacacatgcagggcagtactgagggagtgctgcactgtcagagggtcagtactgagggagtgctgcactgtcagagggtcagtactgagggagcgctgcactgtcagagggtcagtactgagggagcgctgcactgtcggaggttcagtactgagggagtgctgcactgtcggagggtcagtactgaggcagtgctgcactgtcagagggtcagtactgagggagagctgcactgtcagagggtcagtactgagggagtgctgcactgtcggaggggcagtactgagggagtgctgcactgttggaaggtcagttctgagggagtgctgcactgtcagagggtcagtactgagggcctgctgcactgtcggaggggcagtactgagggagtgctgcactgttggagggtcagttctgagggagtgctgcactgtcggagggtcagttctgagggagtgccgcactgtcagagggtcagtgctgagggagtgccgcactgtcggagggtcagtactgagggagtgctgcactgtcagagggtcagtactgagggagtgctgcactgtcgaagggtcagtgctgagggagcactgcactgtcggagggtcagtactgagggaatgctgcactgtcagagggtcagtactgggggagtgctgcaggtcagtactaagggtcagtactgagggagtgctgcactgtcagagagtcagtattgagggaattctgtgctgttggagggtccgctctgagagagtgctgcactgttggagggtcagtactgagggagtgctgcactgttgggagggtcactactgagggaatgccgcactgttggagggtcagtactgagggagttttgcatgggtggagggtcagtactgagggagcaccacactgtcagagacactgtctttcaaatgagtgCACGGCAAGGATCCCATGGCCACGATTTTCTAAAGGGCAGGATACTTCTCAAGCAGCACCACTAAAATAGATGATCTGCTCTTTAACACACTgccttttgtgggatcttgctatgcatagGTTGGCTGGCCCATTTATATGACATCATTTCATAAAAATCACTGGCTGTGCAGTATTTTGGAATGTCCTTGGGTTGTGAGAGGTTTCGAATGGGGAAGTGGAACTTTAACAAACCACATTCTGTTGTCCTTCTCCCCCCACAATCGGCAGGTTGCTATCAAGATCATCCCGATGTCTCAAATATCACAGAACCAGGCTCGACGGTGTCTGTCCCGGGAGATAAATGCTCTGCAGACGACCTACAAGCACCCGAACGTGGTAAGACTGAGACACTCTGTCCGCCCAGGCCCTGTCCCTGTCGATTCAGGAGAGATTGTACTGCCCATATCAGATATAAGAATCGTACCTGATCCTGAGGGAGCTCGGCAGGGTAGAAGCTGCGAGGttgggggaatctggaactaggggacacacagtttcaaaataagaggattcccATTGAGGATGGAGTTGAGGAGAGTGTTTTTTTTCTCAGGGGgtcattaatctgtggaattctcttccccagagagcagtacaGGGTGGGTCACTGAACTTAATCGGGACTGAGTTagtcagatttttgattgacaagggttaCGGGGGGTGGGGCAgataggaaagtgaagttaaggccacaatcagatcagccacgaccttattgaatggtggagcaggctcgaagggctgaatggcctactgccgGGCTCCTTGTTTTGATGTTCTTGCAGGGGTCAGCACTTTCAGTATCAGTGTCCTGGACcagatcctccacactcctgatCGGGAAGAGGTACTAACAGGCTGCACGGGGTCCTTGGGTTCATGTTCCTGGGGATGTGAAAGGCAATATATCAATGCAGATTCTCCCTGTCCTTTGTGACAGTCAGTGACTCCCCTGCCAGACACACCCAGCCTCTGGTCTGTGGGAGTCTGACCATCACTGCTCAGGACCAGTTGGAACTGGTGGGTAAACAtcatcctctccccccaccccaccccaactatccAGTGACAACCCCCAATGGAAAGGGCCCACTGTGTGCAGGGTGTGTGATACACACCATGGTCGATAAGCCCCGTGACAGTTAGTCGTTGAGCTCGTGGGAGACAGTGCCTTCAGCATGTTGGGTTGGGGAGGTCAGGATTGGGGGGGATTAAATAAAAGAGATTAActctcgtcctctctctcccctcccctcctctctctccccccctctctctcccttctccatctccccttTCCTCTCCATGCCCTCCCTCCCCTGCCACACTCCTTCTCGCCCAactcccccactttcccctccccctctatcgtctcttcctcactcttctaCCGCTCTCCCCATCCGTCCCtcccttcattctctctctctaactctccacctctccctctctttcacctccctctctcccccttccctctctccttccctttcttcctctctccctctatctcactctctccctctccccaccctttccctcccacactccccctcctgctctctctctctttcccgttctctctcctctgcctctctctcttcctctcccgctctcttcctccccctttctctctctatctctctctccccctctctccctatcctctcacttcctccccactctctccctttctttctctctcctgctctctcttgctctcccattctctctcctctgccTAATTTCCctcttttgctctctccctctctcgtactttccctctctcttcctctctccctgtctcccctttctctctttctccctttctctatctctcctaaCCTTGCCTCTCTttcctgctccccctctctctatctctctccctccctctgtatctctttttctctctgttcccctttctgtctctttttctctctctctcttcctttttctcttgtctctctctctctctctctctccctctatctccttctctctcccctcacacacagatccAGCTATATGAAACTTTCCGCTCTCCATCCCGCCTCTACCTGGTCCTGGAATTGGCAACTCAGGGTGATCTTCTCCAGCACATTAACCGAATCTCGGATAAGAAGATGGCGATGGGACTCCAGGAGGGAGAGGCCAAGCGGCTTTTCCACCAACTGGTGGGGGccgtctcacactgtcacaccaaACACATCGTGCACAGGTACCCGGGGTGGGAGGTCAGCCGGATGCCCAGACTGACCTGCCCGTCCCACATCAAACCCCAgcccatctcctcccccacaaCAAACACATTCAGCAGAGATATGAGCGGGGCCTCCCACCCCAgtcaacccaaccccacccacaataACTCCCCAGGACAGTCCAGACGCTCTCTCCCGATTCAACCCTATTCCCAACCTGACTacatcactctctccaccaccgccctctccatcccaaacccctcaatcaCCCCCCTCCAACAGCAATCCCTCCACCACAACCCCTTCAATCaccacctcctccatccccacccccaccctaaacCTACCCCTAACACATCGACAACCACCCACCTCAGTCTACTCTGTGcttatacctgtcctgggagtgtttgatggggacagtgtagagggagctttactttctatctaaccccgtgctgtacctgccctgggagtgtttgatggggacagtgtagagggagctttactctgtatctaaccccgtgctgtacctgtcctgggagtgtttgatggattcagtgtagagggagctttactctgtatctaaccccgtgctgtacttgtcctgggagtgtttgatggggacagtgtagagggagatttactctgaatctaaccccgtgctgtacctgtcctcggtgtGCTGATGgattcagtgtagagggagctttactctgtatctaaccccgtgctgtacctgccctgggagtgtttgatggggacggtgtagagggagctttactctgtatctaaccccgtgctgtacctgtcctgggagtgtttgatggggacagtgtagagggagctttactctgtatctaaccgcatgctgtacctgtcctgggagtgtttgatggggtcactggGTCACTTGGTCCCTGACGTGTAAATGTTATGTTCACATTGCTGGATTTGCTCAGTTTGAAAAACATGCCGAGTGGTGAGGATTTAATGTTGGTTTGTAATAGATGctgaaaaattctttcacagagaTCTGAAATGTGAAAATATTTTACTCGATGAAAGAGGATCTCTGAAGCTAACAGGTGAGAGACTGTGAACTAAATAATTGGTGTTATATTGATAAGGAAGGACAGGGTGATTCTGATTGACTGACCAGCTGATATGGGCACAATGGGCTAATGGGaaactctgcactgtaacaacgACGTACATACAACACTGTATTTACAACTTaactcggtactgaccctcgaacagtgcagcactccctcagtactgaccctctgacagtgcagcactccctcagtactgaccctccaatggtgcagcactacctcagtactgaccctccgacagtgtagcactccctcagtactgaccctccaatggtgcagcactacctaggtactgaccctccaacagtgcggcactccctcagtgctgaccctccgacagtgcagcactccctcagtactgaccctccgacagtgcggtactccctcagtgctgaccctccgacagtgcggcactccctcagtactgaccctctgacagtatagcactccctcagtactgaccctccgacagtacagcaatccctcagtactgaccctctgacaatgcagcactccctcagtactgaccctctgacagtgtagctctccctcagtactgaccctccgacagtgcagcactccctccatactgcccctccaacagtgcagctttcccactagtgctgaccctctgacagtgcagcactccctcagtgctcaccctctgacagtgtagctctccctcagtactgcaatgggagatccagcctggattttgtgctcgagTCTCTGGAACTTAAACCTACAATCTTCTGATTCtgaagcaagagagtgagagagcaatccACTGGACCACAGCTCACAGTGATGGAGCTTTCTCAAGGCAACTTTGTTCAACTGTAGATCAGCCTCTTGTGCTTGTCTTTCACCTCTTCAAATCCATCTGTTAGGATGAATAAACTGAATCACCGGCAATTAAAGGATTTATTTTTCCTTTGTCTTTGGTATGcatgtgtcgctggctaggccagcatttactgcccatccctaattgcccttgagaaggtggtggtgagctgccttcttgaaccgctgcagtccatgtggtgtaggtacacccaccgtgctgttagggagggagttccaggattttaagccCTCTAAGTTTGAGAAATCTCAATGtggatatcacagacaaaaggacaaagaggtacaGATTTTGCTTGtgctgctttctatccttaattagcacattccttagataatatcaccaccttcaacaccatttcatccctttcttggactcactcaagttctgtcgaagggtcatgaggactcgaaacgtcaactcttttcttctccgccgatgctgccagacctgctgagtttttccaggtaattctgtttttgttttggatttccagcatccgcagtttttttgtttttacctctttgtccttttgtctgtgacatcttttggttatctccacctatcactggccctctatccagctctacttgtcccaccccc is part of the Carcharodon carcharias isolate sCarCar2 chromosome 3, sCarCar2.pri, whole genome shotgun sequence genome and harbors:
- the LOC121275776 gene encoding testis-specific serine/threonine-protein kinase 5-like, which gives rise to MGKRVTVSMDVAKVDEVSECRQRGYLLTPKRIGSGSFSTVYLGVPTQEKIGCNFRLAVGLRSKKDNMVAIKIIPMSQISQNQARRCLSREINALQTTYKHPNVIQLYETFRSPSRLYLVLELATQGDLLQHINRISDKKMAMGLQEGEAKRLFHQLVGAVSHCHTKHIVHRDLKCENILLDERGSLKLTDFGLATRCRKNSLMSTFCGSMPYTAPEILQGQRYKGEHADIWSMGVILYAMVTGKLPFTEFQPGKLLEEIKSGVLYHERLSTENGSLGTICFLSGLIDKACQDLISKMLQWNPSARLALSEIRTHPWMLPATSFLFQK